Genomic DNA from Perca flavescens isolate YP-PL-M2 chromosome 14, PFLA_1.0, whole genome shotgun sequence:
atagggcggtggaaggagcactttgaggaactcctgaatccgactaatacgccctctatgttagaggcagagctggaggataatgggggattgtcgtcgatttcccaggcggaagtcactgatgtagtcaaacaactacacagtggcaaagcccggggattgatgagatccgtccagaaatgctcaaggctctgggtgtggaggggctgtcctggttgacacgccttttcaacattgcgtggaagtctgggacggtgccaaaggagtggcagactggggtggtggttcccctttttaaagggggaccagagggtgtgtgccaattatagggtatcacacttctcagcctccctggtaaagtctactccaaggtgctggaaaggagggttcgccaatagtcgaacctcgggttgaggaggaacaatgcggattccgtcctggtcgtggaacaacggaccagctcttcactctcaaaggatcctggagggagcctgggagtatgcccaaccggtctacatgtgttttgtggatttggagaaggcgatgaccgggtccccgggagatactgtgggaggtgctgcgggagtatggggtgaggggtctcttctcagggccatccaatctctgtacaaccaaagcgagagctgtgtccgggttctcggtagtaagtcggactcttttcaggtgagggttggcctccgccagggctgcgctttgtcaccaatcctgtttgtagtatttatggacaggatatcgaggcgtggtcggtcggggtggggaggggttgcagtttggtgggctggggatctcatcgctgctctttgcagatgatgtggtcctgatggcatcatcggcctgcgaccttcagcactcactggatcggttcgcaaccgagtgtgaagcggttgggatgaggatcagcacctctaaatctgaggccatggttctcagcaggaaaccgatggaatgccttctccaggtagggaatgagtccttaccccaagtgaaggagttcaagtaccttggggttgtgttcgcgagtgagggacaatggagcgggagattggtcggagaatcgggcgcagcgggtgcggtattgcattcaatctatcgcaccgttgtggacgaaaaagagagcttagccagaaggcaaagctctcgatctaccggtcagttttcgttcctaccctcacctatggtcatgaaggctgggtcatgaccgaaagaacgagatccagggtacaagcggctgaaatgggtttcctcaggagggtggctggcgtctcccttagagatagggtgagaagctcagtcatccgtgaggagctcggagagccgctgctcctttgcgtcgaaaggagccagttgaggtggtggttcgggcatctggtaaggatgcccctgggccctccctagggaggtgttccaggcacgtccagctgggaggaggcctcggggaagacccaggactaggtggagggattatatctccaacctggcctgggaacgcctcgggatcccccagtcggagctggttaatgttgctcgggaaagggaagtttggggtcccctgctggagctgctccccccgcgacccgacaccggataagcggacgaagatggatggatggataattgttcagccctagttGAAGCCCACAATCGAAGAATATATGACCAATAAAAATGATTCTTGCGGCAGGTCCTGATGGtcctgtttcttcttctctttctcccaggGTGCATGCacaccacatactgtacatatgtagggctgggtatcgttttGGTACTGATACCAATACTGTGACATccataccggttcctaaacgctACTTTTACACAttaggtttcttcctaaaaggaaaTTTTTCCTCGTCACTGTCGCagtaaatgcttgctcttgggggaattactggaattgttgggtctttatagagtgtggtctagacctacttcatctgtaaagtgtcttgagataactcttgatatgatttgataatataaatacaatttaattgcagattggctcactgatgctgatgagatttactcctaaattattgaatgacaaggcatttttcgatacttgaCACTAAGAAGTATTGAAATCTGTACCCTGCTCTAAACAGTTGTTCAATAATTTTTCCATATTCGATACTAAAGAGGCAATTCGGTAGATGCCTAAAAGGTATCAAATTCAGTGCCCAGCCCTGTACATAACATCATATAATACGATACTTATACACATTAGACACGAAGCAGAGAGTTTGTTTTCAGCTGGTGCTGCTCTCGCCGACACACTTGTGACTTTTGACCTGCGACTGCCATGTGAAGCGCTTGTTGCAGACGCTGCAGCCGAACTGCTTCTGCCCCGTGTGCACCGAGAAGTGGTACGTCAGGTTGGCCTTCTGGGAGAAGCTTTTGTCGCACGCGGGGCAGCGGTACGGCTTCTCCCCCGTGTGCACCGTCATGTGCTTCTTCAGGCCGCCCTTCTGCGTGAAGCTCTTGTCACAGTACACGCAGCCGTACGGCCTCTCGCCCGTGTGGATCCTCATGTGGTTCACCAGGGCGCTGCGCACAGCGAAGCTGGCGTCGCAGAAGGAGCAGCCGAAGGGTTTCTCTCCGGAGTGACACCTCATGTGGCGGATCAGGTTGGGCCTCTGGGAGAAGCGCTTGCTGCAGACGGAgcagctgtacggcttctcgCCCGTGTGGAACCTCATGTGTCTCCGCAGACTGTCCTTGCGGCCGAACCTTCGTCCACATTCGCCGCAGACAAAAGACTTTTTGCCAGATTTACTCGCGACATCACTGACGGGCACTTCGTTGTTTTTCAGAGAGCTTAATGCTGGCGGAGGTTCTCTGCTCAGCTTACAGTCCTCATCGCTGAcatcagtctcaggttcagaaCAGTCTGAAGCTTggccttcagtctctggttgtaaaagtggatgtgagttcctggctggttttggtcctccacagtcctctccatcagcttctgtttccatgtgttgagtttgtctctgatgaagctgtgaggactgagcttcctcttcatcttcttcactcttcccagggacag
This window encodes:
- the LOC114568509 gene encoding gastrula zinc finger protein XlCGF7.1-like, which gives rise to MEVLRAHHIGPERSTGGYPHIDLQEAPMSRLQTLKVFVNLRLAAALEDIFGHLERTISEYEAEMDRRHHKLLETEGQASDCSEPETDVSDEDCKLSREPPPALSSLKNNEVPVSDVASKSGKKSFVCGECGRRFGRKDSLRRHMRFHTGEKPYSCSVCSKRFSQRPNLIRHMRCHSGEKPFGCSFCDASFAVRSALVNHMRIHTGERPYGCVYCDKSFTQKGGLKKHMTVHTGEKPYRCPACDKSFSQKANLTYHFSVHTGQKQFGCSVCNKRFTWQSQVKSHKCVGESSTS